Part of the Triticum urartu cultivar G1812 chromosome 2, Tu2.1, whole genome shotgun sequence genome, ACACTAGCAACTTCTCATCCTTGCTGCAGTAATACCATAGAAGTGGCACTATGTGTTTGTTCTGGATGGCACCAAACAGCGTAACAAGCCGCTTAAAGACCGCCTCCTCCAAGTCCACATCTTTCAGCCTCTTGACCACCAGCTTATACCCACTATCTAGTGTTGCTCTGTATGTTGTCCTGACTGTACCCTTGCCCAGAACTTCAGTCGATGCCCCAAGCAGGTCTTTCAGGTCGAACAATTGGCGTGTCATTGTCGACCCAATGATAGAAGTTCCCACATTTTGTGTACTAGTTAGCTTCACATGCTTCACATGTTCCCACACATGTAAACAGTAAACTGTGAGACTTACCGTGTAGTATGTGCGCTTGGTTGAATTATTCTAGGCCAACCTGCAAAAACTCTCCTCTTCTCTACTACATTTCGCTTCCAATCCATTAATGGCAGCCTCACGCAAGGCAACGGCACTGGCCGTGGACACGGTTCCATCGAACTGTTTGCCACACATGGCTATTCGTGTCCATGGGCTAATGGCAAGAAGGGGTGTGTGGAAGGGTCTAGTGCCTTTTCTAGGCATGGAAAGGGCACAGTGCTACTGGTAATTCATGGATGTTTGTAGAACGATGTAGAGAAATGTGATGTCGGGTGTTTCTACTGTAGCTGCGAATCCTTGCATCCTTGGCCATTGGATGAGTCCAATCAACGGTAAAAATTGCGTTCTGTTGTTTGGATTCACACTTTCAAAACTGCTACACTATATAGTAGTATAGACTATCACGGCTTACCTGTGATAGTGCCGCTTTGAGTGCAGCCACAATTCCCGTTTTGGGGGTACTGTCACTGCTTTCTTGTGATGGCATCTTTTCAGCTGGAGCTACAGTTCTCATGTTTTGGCAACTGCTACTGCTTTCCAGAGATGGTGTTTTGGCTGGAGCTAGTTTACTTTCTCTTCTGATCTCTTCGATCTGCTGCACAACTTTAGGCATTGTAGGCCTCTTGTTGGGATATTCACTGCAACAGTTTAAGGCAAGCCACAGAAGTCGCACCATGCACTCTTCTTTCCCGTCCTTCTCCCGTCCTCGGAGCTCCACGTCGAACACCAACGCAGTCCACTCAGTATGAACAATGGAACGCACCCACTGTGCCAAACGAGCTCCCTCCATATCCCTTGTGCTATTTACCGGAGCCTTGCAGGTTAGAAGCTCTAGCAGTAGGATGCCAAAGCTGTACACGTCGGCTTTCTGAGAAACCCGCCTATTGCTAGTGACCTCAGGCGCGCGGTAGCCCGAGGCATTGGAATACTTGTCAAGTAGTGTTATCAGGCCGTGCTCCGACACACATGCATCGTGGGTTCCGGTGCGCAGGATGTTGGAAGATTTGATGTTGCCATGGCAGCTCGATGGTCCAGTTAAATGGATAGCCTGCACACCGCGCGCAGCAGCTAGTGAGATAGCCAACCGCTGCTCCCAGTCCAGTGGAGCTGGGCCAGAACCTTTACCATGAAGTGCTTTTGCTAGGCTACCCATGGAGATGAAATCATACAGTAGTAACCTCTCATCGTTTTTACGGTAATACCACCGCAGTGGCACAATGTGGTTGTTCTGGATGGAGCCGATGAGCGTGATATGCTGCTCAAACTCTACCTTCCGTAACATAGCGCAATCAAGGGAGCCTTCTTTCGTTAGTGGTCACCCAGATCGCCATGGAATTGATCTAGTCTAGAAGAAAGAACATGTGGCATACTTTTACTCCGTTTCCATGATGTGGAAAGAATCAATGTTAGCTGGGGATATGTTACAAGGTGCAGCAACATGCTTCATGTAATCATGTGCAGCTGTTGAGATCCACTTAAATTACGTCGGAAAAAGAAGGTGCGCTGAAAGTTCTTGCTAGTTTCATGCTTCACACTGAAAATTATTGCATATCATCGATCGCCATATGGACTTTTTTTTAGTAACCGATCGTCATATATACACATGGGACGGACCTAGTTTCATATGGACTTTTTCTCTCATGGCTAACCCTTCAACCCGCAGGATACGGAACACTCTCAGGCCACTCCCTCTTGAGATTATCTTGACCGTCGGATCTCGGCTGCGAGTCATATGGACCGTTTATTTTGACTGGTGGTTTGGGTTTTGTTCGACTCTGCTCAAGCTAAGTCCATACTTTGGCTGCCACTGGGCCATACCTGAAACTGCGACCGTATCGTAGACGGGTGACTTTCTGTTGGTGAGAAAAATGACACGCTGTGCCCAACGCTctctcggccggctccttctttTTTCCCATCTCGCGCGGGCGCCGTCGCCGTCACCACGGGTTGCCCATTTCAGTCTTTCGTCGTCGGGCGCCCATGTTCCTGTCTCCTTCGCGTCTCCACCCGCCTCGTGCAGTACTCATCCATCGCCTGCTCAAGCCAATGTTGACCTTTGTCAGCTCCTTCCGGGCTGCGCCGACATCGTTCCAGCCGTCACATGCGCAGGCGCGATTTCCACATTATTATCCCCCGCTTCCGCTCAAGCAAAAAGCAAGTTGTGTAAAACTATACTTGGGGCATCTATAACCGTGGTCATCTAATTTGAGCCACTATACGCCCGACGTGTCTGGCACACCGGCTGGGGTGACCTGACAGACCCTATTTTCTGCATTTCACAGATACATCTTGATATGCCTTACGCTGCGTTTGGATGTCTGTATTGAAGGACTCCGTATTGAATTGGTTTCAATACCAATTCAGTGAGAAAACTGTAATGGGCATGCATACGATTTCACTTGTTTGGATGTCATGGAATTGGCCCATGGACTCCCAGTGAGGTTTCAATACCAAATCTTGTTTGGATGACATACTATGGAATTGCATAATGCCTTGTTCTATATGCATCAAATCAAAATTTATACAATATGTGACTATAATCAACGTCCTTGTTGCTCTTGTTGTCAAGTAAGACGGGTTGTCGATGATCATTTTATCTCGCTGGCTCTTGCTGACAGTGCGCTCCTGCTGACCTCCCTATCTTCTTTTGAAAAGCAATCAGCCAAAGCAGAGACATAAGTTCCACACTGCACACATAATCATGCAAAGGACGCTTCTACGTAGATCAACACACGGACATAGCAATCTGGCATAGATGCATTACGAGACGCGGCTGCCAAGTACCATGGCCTTGTACAGTTTGGTCGTTCCTCCATGACTGCGTGCTCGATCGATCGAGATGCAGCTGCGCTCGGCGGGATGTTAGCACTCCCTTTTGTCGCTGAGAAGTACGTAGGTCTTGATAGCTCATGGCTGGTGCTGCAGAAAAATCAGGGTGCCTTGCCTAGTTGCCTTCCTTGTTTCTTCAGTTTCAGTAGAATGTCTGAACCAGCAACTTAGACGCGCGAGGGCTGTTCTGTTTGTTCAGTATGCACTTTTGGCTTTTCAGTTGAAGTCGGAACCACGACACGGGCGCACGTC contains:
- the LOC125538108 gene encoding probable inactive receptor kinase At1g48480, producing MLRKVEFEQHITLIGSIQNNHIVPLRWYYRKNDERLLLYDFISMGSLAKALHGKGSGPAPLDWEQRLAISLAAARGVQAIHLTGPSSCHGNIKSSNILRTGTHDACVSEHGLITLLDKYSNASGYRAPEVTSNRRVSQKADVYSFGILLLELLTCKAPVNSTRDMEGARLAQWVRSIVHTEWTALVFDVELRGREKDGKEECMVRLLWLALNCCSEYPNKRPTMPKVVQQIEEIRRESKLAPAKTPSLESSSSCQNMRTVAPAEKMPSQESSDSTPKTGIVAALKAALSQHVKLTSTQNVGTSIIGSTMTRQLFDLKDLLGASTEVLGKGTVRTTYRATLDSGYKLVVKRLKDVDLEEAVFKRLVTLFGAIQNKHIVPLLWYYCSKDEKLLVYNVVPTGSLAKVLHGDQGSGPGPLDWEQRLAISLAAARGMQAIHLAGPSSCHGNIKSSNILLTGTHDACVSEHGLITLGIYSNASGYRAPEVTRNRWVSQKSDMYSFGILLLELLTRKSPLEKRFQDDGGVHLPRWVCSIIPEEWTAKVFDVELLARGQKDGKEECMVRLMQLGLKCCSQDADSRPTMSDVVQRIEEIGQS